A single Diceros bicornis minor isolate mBicDic1 chromosome 7, mDicBic1.mat.cur, whole genome shotgun sequence DNA region contains:
- the LYVE1 gene encoding lymphatic vessel endothelial hyaluronic acid receptor 1, whose translation MAKCFSLVLLLAAIWTTRLLVQGSLRVEELSISRPCRIVGVTLVNKKAKEQLNFSEAQEACRLLGLTLASRDQIEAAWNSGFETCSYGWVEDKFLVIPRIFPNPKCGKNGKGVLVWRNSLSAKSSAYCHNSSDTWINSCIPEITITKDTIFNTQTATYTREMTISDSTYSASSTDAPFLTTPARAPTTALASTSTQRKRKLICITEAFMETSTITTETESYMKNKPAFKNEAVGFGGLPTALLILALLFFAAAAALAVCYIKRYVKTFPFTNKNQQKEMIETKVVKEEKANDSNPNEEAKKTDKKPEEPKSPPKTTVRCLEAEV comes from the exons ATGGCCAAGTGCTTCAGCCTGGTGTTGCTTCTTGCTGCCATCTGGACCACAAGGCTCCTGGTCCAAGGCTCTCTCCGAGTAGAAG AGCTTTCTATCTCAAGGCCATGCAGAATTGTGGGCGTCACCCTTgtgaacaaaaaggcaaaggagcAGCTGAATTTCTCAGAAGCCCAGGAGGCCTGTAGGCTGTTGGGTCTAACTTTGGCCAGCAGAGACCAGATTGAAGCAGCATGGAACTCTGGCTTTGAGACTTGCAG CTACGGATGGGTTGAAGATAAGTTCTTGGTCATCCCTCGGATTTTCCCAAACCCCAAGTGTGGCAAGAATGGGAAGGGCGTCCTGGTCTGGAGAAACAGTCTCAGCGCAAAGTCCAGTGCCTACTGTCACAACTCATCTG ATACTTGGATTAACTCATGCATTCCAGAAATTACCATCACCAAAGATACCATATTCAACACTCAAACTGCAACATACACAAGAGAAATGACCATCAGTGACAGCACATACTCAGCATCATCCACCGATGCACCTTTCTTGACTACACCTGCTCGTGCTCCCACTACAGCTTTGGCTTCCACTTCTactcagaggaaaagaaaattaatttgcaTAACAGAAGCTTTTATGGAAACTAGCACCATAACTACGGAAACTGAatcatacatgaaaaataaaccaGCATTCAAGAATGAAGCTGTTGGGTTTGGAG GTCTTCCCACGGCTCTGCTAATTCTTGCTCTCCTCTTctttgctgctgcagctgctctcgCAGTTTGCTACATCAAAAG GTATGTGAAGACCTTCCCTTTTACAAACAAgaatcagcagaaggaaatgattgAAACTAAAGTAGTGAAAGAGGAGAAGGCCAATGATAGCAACCCTAATGAAGAAGCAAAGAAAACTGATAAGAAGCCAGAAGAGCCCAAGAGTCCACCCAAAACTACAGTGCGATGCCTGGAAGCTGAAGTTTAG